One Micromonospora sp. WMMD1120 genomic region harbors:
- a CDS encoding histidine kinase gives MAANLSAVVGVVSLVTALTAALLAVLRLRARRGIATATQRATYEVLHTAGLAAEPLRAGLSAAGAAKAVRHLRALVGAVGLALTDADRLLAHDGRGTHHGGQLLAAAQRTVTTGRSSVLGERDLHCDRVDCPIRGAVVAPLQGADGRVVGALVAVADSPPPPGLVQATLETAHWAGNQLALAELDSSRERLARAEIRALRAQISPHFIYNALTAIGSFVRTDPERARELILEFAEFTRYSFRAHGEFTTLAEELRSIDRYLTIERARFGDRLQVRLQIAPEVLPVTLPFLCLQPLVENAVRHGLSRKPGTGMVSIEAQDAGAECHITVEDDGVGMDPTTLTAGIAELARSTGDPGDDTGQHVGLSNVDERLRSVFGDRFGLVVETGLGSGTKVSMRVPKFHPGVRAGS, from the coding sequence GTGGCTGCCAACCTCTCCGCCGTGGTCGGTGTCGTCTCGCTCGTCACCGCGCTGACCGCTGCCCTGTTGGCGGTGCTGCGGTTGCGGGCCCGCCGGGGCATCGCCACCGCCACCCAGCGGGCCACCTACGAGGTGTTGCACACCGCCGGCCTGGCCGCCGAGCCGCTGCGGGCCGGCCTGAGCGCGGCGGGCGCGGCGAAGGCCGTACGCCATCTCCGGGCCCTGGTGGGCGCGGTCGGGCTGGCGCTCACCGACGCCGACCGGCTGCTGGCCCACGACGGGCGCGGCACGCACCACGGCGGGCAACTGCTCGCGGCGGCCCAGCGGACGGTGACCACCGGCCGGTCGTCGGTGCTGGGTGAGCGGGACCTGCACTGCGACCGGGTGGACTGCCCGATCCGGGGCGCGGTGGTGGCGCCCTTGCAGGGGGCCGACGGTCGGGTGGTCGGCGCGCTGGTGGCGGTCGCCGACAGCCCACCGCCGCCCGGGTTGGTGCAGGCCACCCTGGAGACGGCGCACTGGGCCGGCAACCAGCTCGCCCTGGCCGAGCTGGACTCGTCCCGGGAGCGCCTGGCCCGGGCGGAGATCCGGGCGTTGCGGGCGCAGATCAGCCCGCACTTCATCTACAACGCGCTGACCGCCATCGGCTCGTTCGTCCGCACCGATCCGGAGCGGGCCCGGGAGTTGATCCTGGAGTTCGCGGAGTTCACCAGGTACTCGTTCCGGGCGCACGGCGAGTTCACCACGCTCGCCGAGGAGTTGCGGTCGATCGACCGCTACCTGACCATCGAGCGGGCCCGGTTCGGCGACCGGTTGCAGGTGCGGTTGCAGATCGCCCCCGAGGTGCTGCCGGTGACGCTGCCGTTCCTCTGCCTCCAGCCGCTGGTGGAGAACGCGGTTCGCCACGGGTTGTCCCGCAAGCCGGGCACGGGCATGGTGAGCATCGAGGCCCAGGACGCGGGCGCCGAGTGCCACATCACGGTGGAGGACGACGGAGTGGGAATGGATCCGACCACGTTGACCGCCGGCATCGCCGAGCTGGCCCGCAGCACCGGCGACCCGGGCGACGACACCGGCCAGCACGTCGGCCTCTCCAACGTCGACGAGCGGCTGCGGTCGGTCTTCGGGGACCGGTTCGGCCTGGTCGTGGAGACCGGGTTGGGCTCGGGCACGAAGGTCAGCATGCGGGTGCCGAAGTTCCACCCGGGTGTACGGGCCGGTTCGTGA
- a CDS encoding NYN domain-containing protein, with translation MATVAAYIDGFNLYYGMKNKYGRKHLWLDVVELVRKLRPKDTVTGVHYFSAIVKNEPAAAQNQTSYIDAMKIRNGGLLTVHLGRFKERTIKDCRRCGQSYTCGCGRQYRSFEEKGTDVALGAMMVADAALRIADTTLLISADTDLAPALSTVRAVNPAQRIYLAMPPGNTKASSHLTSIGDLGQFFIREQALRDAQLPNIVADPATGRSYTRPAKWS, from the coding sequence GTGGCCACAGTCGCCGCCTACATCGATGGCTTCAACCTGTATTACGGGATGAAGAACAAGTACGGCCGCAAGCACCTGTGGCTCGACGTCGTCGAACTCGTGCGCAAACTCAGACCCAAGGACACCGTCACCGGGGTCCACTACTTCTCAGCCATAGTCAAGAACGAGCCTGCCGCCGCTCAGAACCAGACCAGCTACATCGATGCCATGAAAATCCGCAACGGCGGGCTGCTCACTGTGCATCTCGGGCGATTCAAGGAGCGGACGATCAAAGATTGCCGCCGCTGCGGACAGAGCTACACCTGCGGCTGCGGCCGGCAGTACAGGAGCTTCGAGGAGAAGGGGACCGACGTCGCACTCGGTGCGATGATGGTCGCCGACGCTGCCCTCCGCATCGCGGACACAACCCTGCTCATCAGCGCTGACACCGATCTCGCCCCAGCGCTGTCCACGGTACGGGCGGTGAACCCCGCCCAGCGGATCTACCTCGCTATGCCACCTGGCAACACCAAGGCATCCAGCCATTTGACCAGCATCGGCGATCTCGGTCAGTTCTTCATTCGCGAGCAAGCTCTGCGGGACGCCCAGTTGCCCAACATCGTCGCGGACCCCGCGACGGGGCGCAGCTACACCCGCCCTGCGAAGTGGAGCTGA